One Prunus dulcis chromosome 7, ALMONDv2, whole genome shotgun sequence DNA segment encodes these proteins:
- the LOC117634833 gene encoding protein DA1-related 1-like isoform X2, with translation MGWLTKILKGSSYKGHSHRKYGHDRNWDEPRDSVEEDVDIAIALSLSELDQKGKGVIEDESESEDDEQSAKFESDSDEQPTKVQSDDDEKPAKVQSDDDEKPANFQYEEDEQSAKVQLEEDEQLAKALQESLNMGSPPQYDNGSIFQPFPFYMPAGYRICAGCKLEIGHGRYLSCMGTVWHPECFRCRACNLPITDYEYSMSGNHPYHKSCYKEQHHPRCDVCKNFIPTNSNGLIEYRAHPFWLQKYCPSHERDRTPRCCSCERMEPRDARYLLLDDGRKLCLECLDSAIMDTHECQPLYLEIQDFYEGLNMKVKQQVPMLLVERQALNEAMEGEKNGHHHMPETRGLCLSEEQTVTTILRRPKIGAGYRMIDMVTEPHRLIRRCEVTAILVLYGLPRLLTGSILAHEMMHAWLRLNGYPNLSPEVEEGICQVLAHMWLDAEMYSTSGSDVASSSTSSSSSSSSSASSKKGKRSDFEKKLGDFFKHQIESDSSTAYGEGFRIGNKAVLKYGLRRTLDHIRMTGSFPV, from the exons ATGGGTTGGCTGACTAAGATTCTCAAAGGTTCTAGCTATAAAGGGCACTCTCATCGGAAATATGGGCATGATAGAAACTGGGACGAACCTCGTGATTCAGTG GAAGAGGATGTAGATATTGCTATTGCATTGTCCCTTTCAGAACTAgatcaaaaaggaaaaggcgTAATCG AAGATGAATCTGAATCAGAGGATGATGAACAATCTGCTAAATTTGAATCAGACAGTGATGAACAACCTACCAAAGTTCAGTCAGACGATGATGAGAAACCTGCCAAAGTTCAATCAGACGATGATGAAAAACCTGCCAACTTTCAATATGAGGAAGATGAACAAAGTGCTAAAGTTCAATTGGAGGAAGATGAACAACTTGCAAAGGCTCTTCAAGAAAGTTTGAACATGGGTTCTCCTCCTCAATATGATAATGGCAGTATATTTCAACCTTTTCCATTCTACATGCCAGCTGGGTACAG GATATGTGCTGGCTGCAAGTTGGAGATTGGCCATGGGCGATATTTGAGTTGCATGGGTACTGTTTGGCATCCAGAATGTTTTCGTTGCCGTGCTTGCAATCTTCCAATTACTGATTATGAG TATTCTATGTCTGGAAATCACCCTTACCACAAATCCTGCTATAAGGAGCAGCATCACCCAAGATGTGATGTTTGTAAGAATTTT ATcccaacaaattcaaatggtCTTATTGAGTATAGGGCACATCCTTTCTGGCTACAAAAGTACTGCCCCTCTCATGAACGTGATAGGACTCCTCGGTGTTGTAGCTGTGAAAGAATGGAG CCAAGGGACGCAAGATATTTGTTACTTGATGATGGTCGGAAGCTATGTCTGGAGTGTCTAGACTCAGCAATTATGGATACACATGAATGCCAACCCCTTTATCTTGAAATTCAAGATTTTTACGAAGGTTTAAACATGAAAGTGAAGCAGCAAGTACCAATGCTCTTGGTTGAGAGACAAGCTCTAAATGAGGCCATGGAGGGAGAAAAGAAT GGTCATCATCACATGCCAGAGACTAGAGGACTCTGCTTGTCAGAAGAACAGACTGTTACCACT ATTTTACGGAGGCCAAAGATCGGAGCTGGCTACCGGATGATAGACATGGTAACTGAGCCTCATAGGCTGATTCGCCGCTGTGAAGTAACAGCAATTCTCGTATTGTATGGCCTTCCTAG GTTGTTGACAGGGTCGATTCTGGCTCATGAGATGATGCATGCATGGCTAAGGCTCAACG GCTATCCGAACCTGAGCCCGGAGGTTGAAGAAGGTATCTGTCAAGTGTTGGCCCATATGTGGCTGGACGCTGAGATGTATTCTACATCCGGTAGTGATGTTGCCTCATCATCTACGtcttcctcctcatcctcTTCTAGTTCGGCGTCATCTAAGAAGGGTAAACGGTCTGACTTTGAGAAGAAGCTTGGTGATTTTTTCAAACACCAAATTGAGTCGGATTCATCAACAGCATATGGAGAAGGATTCAGGATAGGAAATAAAGCAGTGCTCAAGTATGGTCTAAGGAGGACCCTTGATCATATTCGAATGACTGGAAGCTTTCCAGTTTGA
- the LOC117634833 gene encoding protein DA1-related 1-like isoform X1, translating to MGWLTKILKGSSYKGHSHRKYGHDRNWDEPRDSVEEDVDIAIALSLSELDQKGKGVIEDESESEDDEQSAKFESDSDEQPTKVQSDDDEKPAKVQSDDDEKPANFQYEEDEQSAKVQLEEDEQLAKALQESLNMGSPPQYDNGSIFQPFPFYMPAGYSRICAGCKLEIGHGRYLSCMGTVWHPECFRCRACNLPITDYEYSMSGNHPYHKSCYKEQHHPRCDVCKNFIPTNSNGLIEYRAHPFWLQKYCPSHERDRTPRCCSCERMEPRDARYLLLDDGRKLCLECLDSAIMDTHECQPLYLEIQDFYEGLNMKVKQQVPMLLVERQALNEAMEGEKNGHHHMPETRGLCLSEEQTVTTILRRPKIGAGYRMIDMVTEPHRLIRRCEVTAILVLYGLPRLLTGSILAHEMMHAWLRLNGYPNLSPEVEEGICQVLAHMWLDAEMYSTSGSDVASSSTSSSSSSSSSASSKKGKRSDFEKKLGDFFKHQIESDSSTAYGEGFRIGNKAVLKYGLRRTLDHIRMTGSFPV from the exons ATGGGTTGGCTGACTAAGATTCTCAAAGGTTCTAGCTATAAAGGGCACTCTCATCGGAAATATGGGCATGATAGAAACTGGGACGAACCTCGTGATTCAGTG GAAGAGGATGTAGATATTGCTATTGCATTGTCCCTTTCAGAACTAgatcaaaaaggaaaaggcgTAATCG AAGATGAATCTGAATCAGAGGATGATGAACAATCTGCTAAATTTGAATCAGACAGTGATGAACAACCTACCAAAGTTCAGTCAGACGATGATGAGAAACCTGCCAAAGTTCAATCAGACGATGATGAAAAACCTGCCAACTTTCAATATGAGGAAGATGAACAAAGTGCTAAAGTTCAATTGGAGGAAGATGAACAACTTGCAAAGGCTCTTCAAGAAAGTTTGAACATGGGTTCTCCTCCTCAATATGATAATGGCAGTATATTTCAACCTTTTCCATTCTACATGCCAGCTGGGTACAG TAGGATATGTGCTGGCTGCAAGTTGGAGATTGGCCATGGGCGATATTTGAGTTGCATGGGTACTGTTTGGCATCCAGAATGTTTTCGTTGCCGTGCTTGCAATCTTCCAATTACTGATTATGAG TATTCTATGTCTGGAAATCACCCTTACCACAAATCCTGCTATAAGGAGCAGCATCACCCAAGATGTGATGTTTGTAAGAATTTT ATcccaacaaattcaaatggtCTTATTGAGTATAGGGCACATCCTTTCTGGCTACAAAAGTACTGCCCCTCTCATGAACGTGATAGGACTCCTCGGTGTTGTAGCTGTGAAAGAATGGAG CCAAGGGACGCAAGATATTTGTTACTTGATGATGGTCGGAAGCTATGTCTGGAGTGTCTAGACTCAGCAATTATGGATACACATGAATGCCAACCCCTTTATCTTGAAATTCAAGATTTTTACGAAGGTTTAAACATGAAAGTGAAGCAGCAAGTACCAATGCTCTTGGTTGAGAGACAAGCTCTAAATGAGGCCATGGAGGGAGAAAAGAAT GGTCATCATCACATGCCAGAGACTAGAGGACTCTGCTTGTCAGAAGAACAGACTGTTACCACT ATTTTACGGAGGCCAAAGATCGGAGCTGGCTACCGGATGATAGACATGGTAACTGAGCCTCATAGGCTGATTCGCCGCTGTGAAGTAACAGCAATTCTCGTATTGTATGGCCTTCCTAG GTTGTTGACAGGGTCGATTCTGGCTCATGAGATGATGCATGCATGGCTAAGGCTCAACG GCTATCCGAACCTGAGCCCGGAGGTTGAAGAAGGTATCTGTCAAGTGTTGGCCCATATGTGGCTGGACGCTGAGATGTATTCTACATCCGGTAGTGATGTTGCCTCATCATCTACGtcttcctcctcatcctcTTCTAGTTCGGCGTCATCTAAGAAGGGTAAACGGTCTGACTTTGAGAAGAAGCTTGGTGATTTTTTCAAACACCAAATTGAGTCGGATTCATCAACAGCATATGGAGAAGGATTCAGGATAGGAAATAAAGCAGTGCTCAAGTATGGTCTAAGGAGGACCCTTGATCATATTCGAATGACTGGAAGCTTTCCAGTTTGA
- the LOC117635441 gene encoding serine/threonine receptor-like kinase NFP codes for MANRWKCSKSHSSGEPKPEAGGGLSEKSISSGPLLPRQTVGPTSTGWPEVSYIAFDNQEHDEHPLALWYLRQVSNKGSVLKKRKKSFKVRNYDPDQATQEKLLSGISQYVGKAIMYDKEMIMEATNDLDELCKIGDSMYKATMYGKVLAIKRTNKDVKEKLSILQKVNHVNLVNLMGISYDADGDRFLVYENAENGSLENWLFPDSEASSDSLAFLSWSQRIHIALDFANGLHYMHDHTQQSIVHWDVRERNILVDSNFKAKFANFSTARPVTNSSMPKVDVFAFGVLLLELLSGKRAMETKENGEVVMLYKDLREVLKVEEKSVERLQKWIDPKLENCYPLDGALSLAALATTCTQENAQARPSLAEVVLNLSVLAQSSPKTMHKFSTSKFKTDSIVEVVIPVETR; via the exons ATGGCAAAtaggtggaagtgctctaagaGCCATTCCAGCGGGGAGCCCAAGCCCGAGGCTGGGGGCGGGCTGAGCGAAAAATCCATTTCCAGCGGGCCATTGCTGCCCAGGCAGACTGTGGGACCCACGAGCACGGGCTGGCCCGAAG TTAGCTACATTGCTTTTGACAACCAAGAGCATGATGAGCATCCTCTTGCCCTTTG GTATCTTAGGCAAGTTTCCAATAAAGG ATCAGtattaaagaaaaggaagaaatctTTCAAGGTCAGGAATTACGATCCTGATCAGGCCACTCAGGAGAAGTTACTTTCTGGGATTTCACAGTATGTAGGGAAGGCAATTATGTATGACAAAGAAATGATTATGGAGGCAACCAATGACCTTGATGAACTCTGTAAAATTGGGGATTCAATGTACAAAGCCACCATGTATGGGAAGGTTTTAGCCATAAAGAGAACCAATAAAGATGTCAAAGAAAAGCTGAGTATCCTGCAGAAGGTAAACCATGTGAATCTGGTGAATTTGATGGGAATTTCGTATGATGCAGATGGGGATCGCTTCTTGGTTTATGAAAATGCTGAGAATGGATCACTTGAAAATTGGTTGTTCCCAGACTCTGAAGCTTCTTCAGACTCTCTGGCCTTCCTCTCTTGGAGTCAGAGAATTCACAtagcacttgactttgccaaCGGCCTGCACTACATGCATGATCACACTCAACAAAGCATTGTTCACTGGGATGTCAGAGAAAGAAATATCCTCGTAGACTCCAACTTCAAGGCCAAGTTTGCAAATTTCTCAACAGCTAGACCTGTTACAAACTCATCGATGCCAAAAGTGGATGTTTTCGCATTTGGGGTTTTGCTGTTGGAGTTGCTTTCAGGAAAGAGGGCCatggaaacaaaagaaaatggtgaAGTGGTTATGTTGTACAAAGATTTAAGGGAGGTGTTGAAGGTTGAAGAGAAGAGCGTTGAAAGGTTACAAAAATGGATAGATCCAAAATTGGAGAACTGTTATCCTCTTGATGGTGCGCTGAGTTTGGCAGCCCTTGCCACGACATGCACACAAGAAAATGCTCAGGCAAGGCCAAGTTTGGCTGAAGTCGTTTTGAACCTCTCTGTACTAGCTCAGTCATCCCCTAAGACAATGCAtaaattttcaacttcaaagTTTAAAACAGATAGCATTGTGGAAGTAGTCATTCCAGTCGAAACTCGCTGA
- the LOC117635442 gene encoding lysM domain receptor-like kinase 4, with amino-acid sequence MDCSILRFLLLLLITPKLKAQQSYAENSALDCADSDDRGSLPTFLYTCNGEKKSCKAFLIFQSQPPYNSVSAISNLTASDPSELARINNISDHTLVLPQNKEVIVPVVCSCSGEYYEAKASYLIPSIGDTYYTIATDTYQNMSTCNALMHENNYSALSLQPGFELQVPLRCACPTSNQTFNGTKFLLTYLVSWGDSVPVVSERFNVSAKSVAYANGFTEDDPLVYALTPILIPLSVEPSSSQTIIQYPPGPPPRLSLPVTPIHGNRRSKKAYVWIGIGILELVLCLAIFGVFLYHQKRVSQNNIEGKKKWVLRESFFVTIAEEVDVRLKVFEYEELKGATEDFSNKNCLGGSVYRGFFDGKVLAIKQMSKDATEEVKLLKKINHFNLISLFGACEHCEDFYLVYEFMENGSLRDWLKKESCPEVPSWNHRVQIALDIADGLHYLHNFIYPAYVHRGISSTNVLLNEDLRAKIANFSLARSAEKEANRNSSTRYAQISKGYLAPEYIEHGLVTPAIDVYAFGVVLLELVTGKEAVFLQDGVEVLLSEAVCTTMGRGNAEAIFTLMGGGNAEAHSDRLIDRNLNAEHCMEFAVRMIKLSLACLAEEPESRPRIHQVLSSLIKIQLDTEKAKYFCKTRV; translated from the coding sequence ATGGATTGCTCTATACTCAGGTTCTTACTTTTGCTGTTAATCACTCCAAAACTCAAAGCTCAACAAAGTTATGCAGAAAACTCAGCTCTTGATTGTGCTGACAGTGATGACAGAGGATCACTCCCAACTTTTCTTTACACCTGCAATGGTGAAAAGAAATCCTGCAAGgctttcttgatttttcaatCTCAACCCCCTTACAATTCAGTCTCTGCCATATCAAACCTTACCGCTTCAGACCCTTCTGAGCTTGCCCGAATCAACAACATCTCAGATCATACACTTGTGCTGCCTCAAAACAAAGAGGTGATTGTTCCTGTAGTCTGTTCTTGTTCGGGTGAGTACTATGAGGCTAAAGCCTCTTATCTTATTCCCAGTATTGGTGACACCTACTATACGATAGCAACAGATACATATCAGAATATGTCTACTTGTAATGCTCTCATGCACGAAAACAATTATAGTGCATTAAGCTTGCAACCTGGTTTTGAGTTACAGGTACCACTTAGATGTGCTTGTCCCACAAGCAATCAAACTTTCAATGGTACAAAATTTCTGTTGACTTACTTGGTCAGCTGGGGCGACTCTGTCCCTGTAGTTAGTGAGAGATTTAATGTAAGTGCCAAGAGTGTAGCTTATGCGAATGGATTTACAGAGGATGATCCTCTAGTGTATGCATTAACACCAATTCTAATTCCACTGTCAGTGGAGCCTTCAAGCTCTCAAACCATTATTCAATACCCACCAGGGCCACCACCACGCCTTTCTCTTCCAGTTACTCCGATTCATGGAAACAGAAGGTCAAAGAAAGCATATGTTTggattggaattggaattcttGAGCTAGTTCTTTGTTTGGCTATCTTTGGGGTGTTTCTTTATCACCAGAAAAGggtttctcaaaataatatagaaggaaaaaagaaatgggtCTTGCGTGAAAGTTTCTTTGTTACCATTGCTGAAGAAGTTGATGTTCGGTTGAAAGTCTTCGAATACGAAGAATTGAAAGGTGCTACAGAGGATTTCAGCAACAAGAACTGCTTAGGTGGCTCTGTCTATCGTGGGTTTTTCGATGGAAAAGTACTAGCCATAAAACAGATGAGCAAAGATGCAACTGAGGAGGTGAAATTACTGAAAAAGATCAACCACTTCAATCTGATCAGCCTTTTCGGTGCATGTGAACATTGTGAGGATTTCTATCTTGTGTATGAGTTCATGGAGAATGGTTCCTTGAGAGATTGGCTCAAGAAAGAAAGTTGTCCAGAAGTTCCGAGTTGGAATCATAGGGTTCAGATTGCTTTGGACATTGCCGATGGGCTCCACTATCTGCACAACTTCATTTATCCTGCTTATGTGCACAGAGGTATTAGCAGCACCAATGTTTTGCTCAACGAAGATTTACGGGCAAAAATAGCAAATTTCAGTCTCGCACGATCAGCGGAGAAGGAAGCAAATAGGAATTCATCTACACGGTATGCCCAGATATCAAAAGGTTATTTGGCACCGGAATATATAGAACATGGATTGGTGACACCTGCAATTGATGTATATGCCTTTGGGGTTGTTCTGCTGGAATTGGTAACAGGAAAAGAAGCTGTGTTCTTGCAGGATGGTGTAGAAGTGCTTCTTTCAGAAGCAGTATGCACAACAATGGGAAGAGGAAATGCAGAAGCAATATTTACGTTAATGGGAGGAGGAAATGCAGAAGCTCACTCTGATAGGCTAATAGACCGTAATTTAAATGCGGAGCATTGCATGGAGTTTGCAGTACGAATGATAAAGTTAAGTCTAGCCTGCTTGGCTGAAGAGCCAGAAAGCAGACCAAGAATCCATCAAGTACTCTCATCCTTGATAAAAATACAATTGGAtacagaaaaagcaaaatatttttgtaaaacAAGAGTCTAG
- the LOC117635743 gene encoding serine/threonine receptor-like kinase NFP codes for MAISFLGSQPFYILLLFFFTTQILAQPAPSNSSTSFSCSVDAPPSCDTYVSYLAQPQFLSLGNISHLFGVSSLSITKASNLVSEQIRLIAGQLLLVPITCGCTGNSYFSNITYEIKKGDNYYLVSINSFENLTNWHAVLDMNALADWLLDMILQIGVKVTFPLFCKCPSKMYLDNGVKHLITYVWQPNDDTFQVSSKFNVSPLDIVTANDYRNFTAAVGLPVVIPVSKLPALAQPKPPHGRNIFKQRWWLILIISLGGVLAVSSLFAMFVVYSRRQHKRKKALNGTGSSLESPEWFNMKEGKRDEKLELKFIQDKLLPGVSSYLGKPIMYEIKTIMEATMNLNEHCRIGGSVYRAIIDGQVLAVKNTKEDVTEELSILQKVNHANLVKLMGISSEAEGFRFLVYEYAENGSLDKWLYPKSSSTSTSLALLTWNQRLSIALDVANGLQYMHEHTQPSIVHMDIRTSNILLDSKFKAKIANFSMARAAANNVTPNVDVFAFGVALLALLSGKRGMETKENGEVIMLWKDVRWVLEAEEKKVERLRKWMDPNLESFYPIDGALSLTALARACTQEKSSARPSMAEVVFNLSVLTHSSSESTFERSWASALEAEEVLQTINPITAR; via the exons ATGGCAATCTCCTTCCTCGGCTCCCAACCTTTCTATATTCTTCTACTGTTCTTCTTCACCACCCAAATTTTAGCTCAACCAGCACCGTCCAACTCGAGCACAAGCTTTTCATGCTCGGTAGATGCACCTCCTTCGTGCGACACGTATGTGTCGTACCTTGCCCAGCCTCAGTTTTTGAGTCTTGGAAATATTTCTCATCTGTTTGGGGTCAGTTCTTTATCAATTACCAAGGCCAGTAATCTAGTCTCTGAGCAGATCAGATTGATTGCAGGCCAACTCTTACTCGTACCGATCACCTGCGGTTGCACTGGAAACAGTTATTTTTCGAACATCACCTATGAGATCAAGAAAGGAGATAACTACTATTTAGTTTCAATAAATTCATTTGAGAATCTCACCAATTGGCATGCAGTGCTAGATATGAACGCTCTTGCAGATTGGT TGCTAGATATGATCTTGCAGATTGGTGTCAAAGTAACCTTTCCTTTGTTCTGTAAATGCCCATCGAAGATGTATTTGGATAATGGAGTTAAGCACCTCATCACTTACGTATGGCAACCCAACGATGACACCTTTCAGGTGAGTTCCAAGTTCAATGTGTCACCACTTGATATCGTAACTGCAAACGACTACCGGAACTTCACCGCTGCTGTGGGCCTTCCGGTGGTGATCCCAGTGTCAAAATTGCCTGCTCTAGCTCAACCGAAACCCCCTCACGGAAGAAACATATTCAAGCAGCGGTGGTGGCTCATTCTAATCATAAGCTTGGGAGGTGTTCTAGCTGTTTCATCCCTTTTTGCAATGTTCGTGGTCTATAGTCGTCGTCAACATAAGAGAAAGAAGGCTTTGAATGGTACTGGATCATCTCTGGAGAGCCCTGAATGGTTCAATatgaaagaaggaaaaagggaTGAAAAATTAGAGCTCAAGTTCATACAGGACAAGCTTCTTCCTGGAGTTTCAAGCTATCTAGGAAAGCCAATCATGTATGAGATCAAAACAATTATGGAGGCAACCATGAATCTCAACGAGCACTGCAGGATTGGAGGGTCTGTATACAGAGCCATAATTGATGGGCAGGTCTTAGCTGTAAAGAACACCAAGGAAGATGTCACAGAGGAACTAAGTATTCTGCAGAAGGTAAATCATGCAAATCTGGTGAAACTAATGGGCATCTCGTCTGAAGCAGAAGGGTTTCGCTTCTTGGTTTATGAATATGCCGAAAATGGCTCACTTGATAAGTGGTTGTACCCCAAATCTTCATCCACTTCAACTTCTTTAGCTTTGCTCACATGGAATCAGAGACTAAGCATAGCTCTGGATGTCGCAAATGGCCTGCAATACATGCACGAACACACGCAACCGAGCATCGTTCACATGGATATCAGGACAAGTAACATACTTCTCGACTCTAAATTCAAAGCCAAGATAGCAAATTTCTCCATGGCTAGAGCAGCTGCAAACAATGTTACCCCCAATGTGGACGTTTTCGCTTTCGGGGTTGCTCTGTTGGCCTTGCTTTCAGGAAAGAGAGGCATGGAGACAAAGGAAAATGGAGAGGTTATCATGTTGTGGAAGGATGTTAGGTGGGTTTTGGAAGctgaagagaaaaaagtgGAGAGGTTAAGAAAATGGATGGATCCAAATTTGGAGAGCTTCTATCCCATTGATGGTGCTTTGAGCTTGACAGCCTTGGCAAGGGCCTGCACACAGGAGAAGTCTTCAGCTAGACCAAGCATGGCAGAAGTTGTGTTCAACCTCTCTGTGCTTACTCATTCGTCTTCCGAATCGACATTCGAAAGGTCTTGGGCTTCTGCTTTGGAAGCAGAAGAAGTTCTTCAAACTATCAATCCGATCACTGCCCGTTGA
- the LOC117634701 gene encoding pentatricopeptide repeat-containing protein At5g66631, with translation MLFKQLFRSTNLIKILNQLQTRHYARDPFPNKVSLYLHRAKLIDSIRLRLRANTPDSLAPLAGDRLLDSFVVTQALRSAPSADSALSLVQFIEQNPHFVHTQNTVHALATVLAKSRRADELKFLIEAVHAGKFRNVRVSFMNLMQWQAAIGDLDGVIRVWDEYRVSSEKRVCAESYNIVMRLFAQIGKDYEAVKVFHMMIEEGAIPNSRTYTVMIEHLVSSGKLQSAMEVFNVLPLMRVKRTLNQYSVLVEACVGVKQFDEVKILLNEMRVDGILPGRAMRLSLEQIQEAGFVQETDEFLREMLPNEDIKNISYCVDSSDEDEDHDEDATDVGGGDDVNEVQLKPWLDPRALANALQKWSPDEVSALEKAKFVWTTRLACKILRNFKSAEKAWNFFCWVACQPGFTHDIYTVQRMMALLARDGLSELVDQLLNKMRMEQLRLPFCTIRLIIDFYGISKKADAALKVFHDDRNLCGPISNFNLMLLYSSLLRTLTKCGRDSDALDVLEEMILCGIVPNIQTFSGLMHHFALNGDIKTVQKLFAMVRQSGVQPDAYMFKVLIQAYCKCGRAALAWRVFEDLRNLNLMPDSATKELLVKSLWKESKRREAAAVEESCEEVSDVLPLTLHGHIWTVSSADLTKVFSIYSNSFTSAGE, from the coding sequence ATGCTTTTCAAGCAGCTTTTTCGCAGCACAAACCTGATCAAAATCCTAAACCAGCTGCAAACTCGTCACTATGCTCGCGACCCATTTCCCAACAAGGTCTCCCTCTATCTCCACCGAGCCAAACTCATCGATTCAATTCGTCTTAGGCTCCGAGCCAACACCCCAGACTCACTCGCTCCTCTCGCAGGCGACCGTCTTCTCGACTCTTTTGTGGTCACTCAAGCCCTCCGCTCTGCTCCCTCCGCCGACTCTGCCCTGTCCCTCGTTCAATTTATCGAGCAGAACCCACATTTCGTTCATACCCAGAACACCGTTCATGCCTTGGCCACAGTGCTCGCCAAGTCTCGCCGAGCTGACGAGCTCAAGTTCCTCATTGAAGCAGTCCATGCCGGAAAGTTTCGAAACGTTCGGGTCAGCTTCATGAACCTTATGCAGTGGCAAGCTGCCATTGGAGACCTCGACGGAGTTATTAGAGTATGGGATGAGTATAGAGTTAGCTCGGAGAAACGTGTTTGTGCCGAGTCTTATAACATTGTGATGCGCCTTTTTGCCCAGATTGGTAAAGACTATGAGGCCGTGAAGGTTTTTCATATGATGATTGAAGAAGGGGCGATTCCGAATAGTCGAACTTATACGGTGATGATTGAGCACCTTGTGAGTTCTGGGAAGTTGCAGTCTGCAATGGAGGTTTTTAATGTGTTGCCATTGATGAGGGTGAAGCGGACTTTGAACCAGTATTCAGTTTTGGTAGAGGCATGTGTTGGAGTCAAACAGTTTGATGAAGTTAAGATTTTACTTAATGAAATGCGGGTTGATGGAATATTGCCCGGTCGAGCTATGCGTTTGTCTTTGGAACAAATTCAAGAAGCAGGATTTGTTCAAGAGACTGATGAATTTCTAAGAGAAATGTTGCCCAATGAGGACATCAAGAACATAAGTTATTGTGTTGACAGTAgtgatgaggatgaggatcATGATGAGGATGCTACTGATGTTGGTGGAGGTGATGATGTTAATGAGGTTCAGTTAAAACCGTGGTTAGACCCGAGGGCTTTGGCCAATGCCTTGCAAAAATGGAGCCCTGATGAAGTATCAGCATTAGAGAAGGCAAAATTTGTGTGGACAACTAGGTTAGCATGCAAGATTCTTAGGAATTTTAAATCAGCAGAAAAAGCTTGGAATTTTTTCTGTTGGGTTGCTTGTCAGCCAGGTTTTACTCATGATATTTACACAGTACAAAGGATGATGGCCCTTTTGGCGCGCGATGGGCTTTCTGAATTGGTTGATCAACTCTTAAACAAAATGAGGATGGAGCAATTGAGATTGCCCTTCTGCACTATCAGGTTGATCATTGATTTTTATGGTATCTCAAAGAAAGCTGACGCTGCTCTGAAGGTCTTTCACGATGATAGAAACCTCTGTGGCCCTATATCAAACTTTAATTTGATGCTTCTGTATTCATCTCTCTTACGAACTTTGACTAAGTGTGGGAGGGATTCTGATGCATTGGATGTACTTGAAGAGATGATCTTATGTGGGATTGTTCCCAATATCCAGACATTTTCTGGGTTGATGCATCATTTTGCACTAAATGGGGACATCAAAACTGTGCAGAAACTCTTTGCAATGGTTAGACAAAGTGGAGTCCAGCCTGATGCTTATATGTTCAAAGTACTTATCCAAGCATATTGCAAGTGTGGGAGAGCTGCTCTTGCATGGAGGGTTTTTGAAGACTTGaggaatttaaatttgatgccCGACTCCGCCACAAAAGAGTTGCTTGTGAAGAGTCTTTGGAAGGAAAGCAAGCGGAGAGAGGCTGCCGCTGTGGAAGAGAGTTGTGAGGAAGTAAGTGACGTCCTTCCACTCACATTGCACGGTCACATATGGACAGTGAGTTCTGCAGATCTTACAAAAGTTTTTTCTATTTACTCCAATAGCTTCACATCAGCTGGTGAATAG